From Uloborus diversus isolate 005 chromosome 8, Udiv.v.3.1, whole genome shotgun sequence, a single genomic window includes:
- the LOC129227345 gene encoding zinc finger protein OZF-like, with protein sequence MFYSCELCPETFSDESELKNHLSSHTGKNSFTCECCTKEFSTVSNLNRHMKVHSGEKPYSCECCSKAFSVAANLRRHMKVHSGDKPFSCDSCRKAFSKVKYLRRHMRGHAGEKPYPCQHCSETFSLPSQLRDHVKSHTGEKPYSCACCSKAFSKASRLIEHMRIHTGEKPYSCTCCSKTFSSAANLGRHIKIHSGEKPYSCECCSKAFSQSSYLKQHMKSHTGEKPYSCEFCSKTFSGASHLKYHIRSHTGEKPHACSYCSKPFSQASSLKEHMRTHTGEKPYSCDCCSKAFSRASHLKQHMRTHTGEKPYSCEHCSKAFSHSSHFKQHMRSHTRQKTVGLEILLKSIS encoded by the coding sequence ATGTTCTATTCTTGTGAATTATGTCCCGAGACATTTTCAGACGAATCTGAGTTGAAGAACCATCTCAGTTCCCATACTGGTAAAAATTCCTTTACGTGTGAATGTTGTACAAAAGAGTTTTCTACAGTTTCAAACTTAAACCGACACATGAAAGTGCACTCTGGCGAAAAACCTTACAGCTGTGAATgctgttcaaaggcattttctgtAGCTGCGAACTTACGGCGACACATGAAAGTACACTCTGGCGACAAACCTTTTTCCTGCGATAGCTGTAGGAAGGCATTTTCTAAAGTTAAATACTTACGGCGACACATGAGGGGTCACGCTGGCGAAAAACCTTATCCCTGCCAACATTGTTCGGAGACATTTTCTCTACCTTCACAGTTAAGAGATCACGTAAAAAGTCACACTGGCGAAAAACCTTATTCTTGCGCATgctgttcaaaggcattttctaaGGCTTCACGCTTGATAGAACACATGAGAATTCATACCGGCGAGAAGCCTTATTCTTGCACATGTTGTTCGAAGACATTTTCTAGTGCTGCAAACTTAGGGCGACACATCAAAATTCACTCTGGCGAAAAGCCTTATTCTTGCGAATgttgctcaaaagcattttcgcAAAGTTCATACTTAAAACAACACATGAAAAGTCACACAGGCGAAAAACCTTATTCTTGCGAATTTTGTTCGAAGACATTTTCTGGAGCTTCACACTTAAAATATCACATAAGAAGTCACACTGGCGAAAAACCTCATGCCTGCTCATATTGTTCGAAGCCATTTTCTCAAGCTTCAAGCTTAAAAGAACATATGAGAACTCACACTGGCGAGAAACCTTATTCTTGTGATTgctgttcaaaggcattttctcgAGCTTCACATTTGAAACAACACATGAGAACTCACACTGGCGAAAAACCTTATTCTTGCGagcattgttcaaaggcattttctcacTCTTCACACTTTAAACAGCATATGAGAAGTCACACTAGGCAAAAAACGGTAGGCTTGGAAATTCTGCTTAAAAGCATTTCCTGA